Genomic window (Streptococcus suis S735):
CCAAGCCCTATCATGACTGCAAGTTTTAGTAGCACATTCTCTTGAAAGGCTGTTATCCCCACATAAGCTGGAAATTGAATGAGCAAAGTGAGCAGCAAGGTACCCACTGCTAAAACGATGGATTTTATTATTTTCATATTCTCTCTCCTTTCCATTGTCATTTATAACCTACTCAATTGTTTTTCACAATGTTCACACCTTTAAACACTTATAACATTTAAAATGGTCACAATACTGTTCGACAAGATATGTGCCACTATCGGATATTTGAGATGGTTCGTTTTATAGTAAATCCAAGAAAACAAAAATCCTGGAAAAAGTGCCGACCAGAAACTCAAAGAAATTTCATAACTATGTACAAAAGCAAATAAAACTGCTGTAATTAACACGCTAATATTTAATGGATTCACTACACAAGAACGATGTGCCTGGTAAAGTCTTTCATCAGCTTTCGCTATATCCGATACTTTCCCGTAAAACTCTGTCTGACCTGTTTTCGTTTTTAAAATGACTTTATGAATCGTTGATGATTTTCAAAATAAAGGATGTCACTAAAAGGAACTTGAATATGAGCAGTTTCAGTTTTGTATACAAAAGAATTTTCAGCTACAGTATGATCAATATTTTCAAAAGCATGCACTAAGACATCTGATACTGCCTTTTGAAAGTCACTATCCTCCAGGCCTTTATCTATAAAATCTAAAGCAGAAACCTGATAACGATATGTTACTGGCATAAATTCTGAGTGAGTTGTTACAAAGACAATAACAGCATAAGGATCTCGAGCCCGGATTTCTTTAGCGATTTCCATTCCTTTCTTTTCTTCTCCTTTTATTTCAATATCTAAAAAGAAAAATTGATGATTCCCTGCTTCCTCAATTGATTCCAATAATTGATTTGGTTTACCAAAAACTTCTAGGAATTTATACCTTACTGACGTTTCTTCAACACACTGCCT
Coding sequences:
- a CDS encoding type II CAAX prenyl endopeptidase Rce1 family protein, translating into MNPLNISVLITAVLFAFVHSYEISLSFWSALFPGFLFSWIYYKTNHLKYPIVAHILSNSIVTILNVISV